A genomic window from Nitrospirota bacterium includes:
- a CDS encoding PAS domain S-box protein has protein sequence MNRRPKKESESADEILKLRGRVAELEATLLNDERIQAARQKAEEKFRSLVEHSLVGIYIFQDGTFLYVNPKAADVFGYTQEEIAVRPLSALIVEEDLGTAEQNIETLLSGEAAMIHSFLKGRRKDGVIIELEIEGTKTEIEGKPAIIGTFLDITMRGSMEAEIRNIQKLESLSAFAGDIAHEYNNILTAIIGNLALAKMYAKPGYEVHDVLIEAEKASLRAKDLTSQLLSFATGGIQLKKVVVLQELLRDLVRLSADSRNASCELTLPDNIWNVEIDEGQIGQAIDTLIRYARQATPLDGSILISAENLNISTSSALPLREGRYVVITIQDQGSGISEVELLTLFDPFCIGNKKGSGLELASAYAAVQKHHGHIAAESHFGIGTTFRLFLPAMLEEQRFMTEPFAAHPGRKGKVLVMDDEEIVRVVVERLLLQCGFEAELTKDGVEMLRLYRKAKEAGRPFEAVILDLVIQNGMGGREAMKNLLQYDPAARVIVSSGYSNDPIMANFRDYGFSGFLPKPYKLDELRRAMKDIVYSK, from the coding sequence ATGAACCGCCGCCCTAAAAAAGAATCGGAATCGGCCGATGAAATCCTCAAACTCAGGGGCCGCGTTGCCGAGCTGGAGGCCACCCTTCTAAATGATGAGCGCATCCAGGCTGCCAGGCAGAAGGCAGAAGAAAAATTCAGAAGCCTCGTTGAACATTCCCTTGTGGGTATCTATATTTTCCAGGATGGAACGTTCCTCTATGTAAATCCGAAAGCGGCAGATGTTTTTGGATATACCCAGGAGGAAATTGCGGTGAGACCGCTGTCGGCTCTTATTGTTGAAGAAGACCTCGGAACTGCAGAACAAAATATTGAGACTCTCCTTTCCGGCGAAGCGGCGATGATCCACTCCTTCCTCAAGGGCAGGCGGAAAGATGGTGTCATTATCGAGCTTGAGATTGAAGGGACAAAAACGGAGATCGAGGGGAAACCTGCCATCATCGGCACGTTTCTGGATATTACCATGCGGGGAAGCATGGAAGCAGAGATTCGAAATATCCAGAAGCTTGAGTCTTTGAGCGCCTTTGCAGGGGACATAGCTCATGAATACAACAACATCCTTACCGCAATCATCGGAAATCTGGCCCTCGCAAAAATGTACGCCAAACCCGGGTATGAGGTGCATGATGTCCTGATCGAGGCGGAAAAGGCCTCATTGCGGGCAAAAGATTTGACCTCTCAGCTCCTCTCTTTTGCTACCGGCGGGATTCAGCTCAAGAAAGTCGTGGTCCTGCAGGAACTGCTGCGGGACCTTGTGAGACTCTCCGCTGATTCAAGAAATGCCTCCTGCGAGCTCACCCTCCCGGACAACATTTGGAATGTTGAAATTGATGAAGGCCAGATTGGACAGGCGATCGATACGTTGATCAGATACGCCCGGCAGGCGACTCCCCTGGACGGTAGCATACTGATTTCGGCCGAAAATCTGAACATAAGCACGTCATCCGCACTGCCACTCAGAGAAGGCAGATACGTCGTGATCACAATTCAGGACCAGGGCAGCGGAATCTCTGAAGTGGAACTCCTGACTCTTTTTGATCCCTTCTGTATTGGGAACAAAAAAGGAAGCGGGCTGGAACTTGCCAGTGCCTATGCCGCGGTACAGAAACACCATGGTCATATTGCAGCAGAGTCTCATTTTGGCATCGGCACAACCTTTCGTCTGTTTCTGCCCGCCATGCTGGAAGAACAGCGGTTCATGACCGAACCATTCGCTGCCCATCCGGGCCGAAAAGGAAAAGTCCTGGTTATGGACGACGAGGAAATCGTCCGCGTCGTGGTTGAGAGGCTTCTTCTGCAGTGCGGATTCGAAGCAGAACTGACAAAAGACGGCGTTGAGATGCTCAGGCTCTATCGGAAAGCAAAGGAAGCGGGCAGACCGTTTGAGGCCGTGATTCTCGATCTGGTTATACAAAACGGCATGGGCGGCCGTGAAGCAATGAAAAATCTGCTCCAGTACGATCCTGCGGCGAGGGTAATAGTCTCAAGCGGCTATTCCAATGACCCCATCATGGCCAATTTCAGAGACTATGGCTTCAGCGGTTTTCTGCCAAAACCCTACAAGCTCGATGAACTG
- a CDS encoding tyrosine-type recombinase/integrase yields the protein MSSIWHLDLDEDIKQKQDVQGSGSSTSTRGLFNEQTQKRKQFVSLLLGDKVTGAINTKQKCPSCNGNFSELDNSGLYCPKCKTRPTRYYITAKKIGIPFLYSAPVTKEPFETYSQALKTLMAINHSFEEALSQGKKFDTSKWLPSEYAEKLLENLCKRWLKNYEPEVAKGVKSKDYVDSLNTICNSFIIPFFKGKHVDNIDDDIEKFYHWLLDKNYSSDYIDTILKTLKTITRKYRPNNIPIFPTFTVIPVKEKQRLGLARELAILEHVPDRNGYRLAILILLRTGMRLNEVVAVKKKDFIDGIIHVEKVISDKRLKLRRKNGGHVPYRLTDHLWQLALAHINTINDEDFVFTVGGKNLTTGRLYKVWTKACKKAGQRHIALRNASRTTKASDIWEKHQNRAKEEIAETLGDLPETGLKHYVIK from the coding sequence ATGTCCTCAATCTGGCATCTGGACCTGGATGAGGATATTAAACAAAAGCAGGATGTGCAGGGTTCAGGCTCTTCTACATCTACAAGAGGTCTGTTTAATGAACAGACTCAGAAAAGGAAACAGTTTGTTTCCCTGTTGCTGGGAGATAAGGTGACAGGGGCGATTAATACAAAACAGAAATGCCCTTCTTGCAATGGCAATTTTTCTGAACTGGATAATTCAGGTCTATATTGCCCCAAATGCAAGACAAGACCAACAAGATATTACATCACGGCTAAGAAAATCGGCATCCCGTTCCTTTACTCAGCACCTGTTACTAAGGAGCCTTTCGAGACATATAGTCAGGCATTAAAGACCCTAATGGCTATCAATCATAGCTTTGAGGAGGCATTGTCTCAGGGTAAGAAATTTGATACCTCTAAGTGGTTGCCTTCTGAGTATGCCGAAAAACTTCTTGAAAACCTCTGTAAAAGGTGGCTTAAAAATTATGAGCCAGAAGTAGCAAAAGGGGTTAAATCCAAGGATTATGTGGATAGTCTTAACACTATATGTAATTCTTTCATTATCCCGTTTTTTAAGGGCAAGCATGTTGATAACATAGATGATGATATTGAAAAGTTCTATCACTGGCTATTGGATAAGAATTATTCAAGCGACTACATAGACACTATACTCAAAACTCTTAAAACAATAACCAGAAAATACAGACCCAACAATATTCCGATTTTTCCAACATTTACTGTTATTCCCGTAAAAGAGAAGCAGAGACTTGGGCTTGCACGTGAGTTAGCAATTTTAGAACACGTGCCTGACCGCAATGGATATAGATTGGCGATACTGATACTGTTAAGGACTGGAATGAGGCTTAATGAGGTGGTTGCGGTCAAGAAAAAGGATTTTATAGATGGAATCATCCATGTAGAAAAAGTTATCAGCGATAAGAGGTTGAAGCTTAGAAGAAAGAATGGTGGGCATGTACCCTACCGCCTAACTGACCATCTTTGGCAACTTGCCCTTGCTCATATCAATACTATTAATGATGAGGATTTTGTCTTTACTGTTGGTGGCAAAAATTTAACTACAGGCAGACTTTACAAGGTATGGACAAAGGCGTGTAAGAAGGCAGGACAAAGACACATAGCATTGCGGAACGCATCAAGAACCACAAAGGCTTCTGATATATGGGAGAAACATCAGAACAGGGCAAAAGAAGAAATAGCAGAGACACTTGGAGACCTCCCTGAGACAGGCTTGAAGCATTATGTTATCAAGTGA